Genomic window (Candidatus Eisenbacteria bacterium):
GCGGCCGCGCGGACGGATGCGGTAGCGGTCCAGCGCGCGCGACAGCGCCCCGGCTGCCGGGGAGTCGAGCCCCGGCGCGCGCGGCACTGCGGCGATCCTGCGCGCTCCGGTTTCCAGGATTTCCGCCGCCTCCGCGGGCGCGGCGCAATCGAGCCCCACGCGGAAATCCCGCGTGGACTCCCCGGGGGGCAGCGCCAGCGCCAGGCCCCCGGGCCGGAACCACCAGCCGGATCCATGGTGCCGCCGGTCCCAGGCCGGCCCGCGCACGCGTTTCGCCTCGGGGTGCAGCACCTCGAATCGAGCGCGGTCGCCGGTGCGCCAGGCCTGCAGGCTGCCCGGCGCCTCGCCGGCCACGATTCCCATCGCGGGCTCCGGCGCGGCCACCGGCAGTTCCCCTGTGACGGCCGGCGGCGCCCCGGCAGCCGGCTGCCCGGCGACCGGTCCCCACGGCGTGAATGCGGGACGGAACAGCAGCCGCGTGCCCGGGCGGGCACCGGAGACGCACACCCGCAGCGCCACCGCCGGCTCGCCGTGCTGGGGTGCCAGGATGGCCTCGATGAGCGTCTCCCCCACGCGCCAGCGCCAGCGCGGGAGCGGGTCCTCGTCGAAGCCTCCGAAGCGGGCCGCCGAGATCGCAAGGCCGGCCTCGTCCTCGGGCAGCCACATCTCGCGACCGTCCATCTCCAGTCCCAGTCCCGGGGAGGCCCATGCGAGCGAGGTGCCCTCGCCGGCCGCCGGCGCGTACACGCGGTGCCAGGGGCGAATCGGGCAGCCCGCTTGCGCGAGCTGCCCGCAGCCCCCGCGCCCGTCGGGCACGAGGAAGGTATCCATGAGTGTCTCCCGCCCCGCCGATGCCCGGGGCCCGGTGCGCCCCCCGCCTGGCGGCGGAGCCGGCGCTAGACCGACTCGCTGATCGACTTGGCCTGCAGGAACAGCAGCAGGTAATCCCGCCCGCCGGCCTTGCTGTCGGTGCCCGACATGTTGAACCCGCCGAAGGGATGCACCCCCACCAGGGCCCCGGTGCAGCGCCGGTTCAGGTACAGGTTGCCCACGTGACAGAGCTGGCGGCCCTTCGCCAGCGTGGCGCGATTGCGCGAGTACACCGAGCCGGTCAGGCCGTAATCGGTGCCGTTGGCGATTTCCACGCCGTGGTCGAAGTCGCGCGCCTTGATCACCGCCAGCACCGGCCCGAAGATCTCCTCCTGCTCGATCTTCGAGCCCGCCGGGATGTCGGCGATCACGGTGGGCTGGATGAAGTAGCCCTCGCCCGCCGCCTTGGCGCCGCCGTACAGCAGCCGCCCGTCCTTCTTGCCCGCCTCGATGTAGGCCAGGATGGACTTCTCGGCCTTGGCGTTGACCACCGGCCCCAGGTTGAAGCTCCGGTCGCGCACGTCGCCCTGCTTCAGCGCCTGCACCCTGGGCACCAGCAGCTTGAGGAACTCGTCGTACACATCCTGGTGCACGATGGCGCGCGAGCAGGCCGAGCACTTCTGGCCCTGGAAGCCGAACGCCGCGGAGCACACGCCGGTCGCGGCCGCCTCGAGGTCTGCCTCGCGGTCCACCAGGATGAAGTCCTTGCCACCCATCTCCGCCACCACGCGCTTGATCCACTTCTGGCCCCCGGGGGCCTTCGCGGCCAGCTCGTTGATGTGCAGGCCCACCTCGCGCGAGCCGGTGAAGGAGATGGCGCGCGTGCGGACATCCTCCACGATGGTGTTGCCCACCGTGGCGCCCCCGCCGGTGAGGAAGTTGAGCACCCCCGCGGGCACGCCGGCCTCCTCGAACAGCTCGAAGGTCCGCCACGCGATGCCCGGCGCGTCGCTCGAGGGCTTGAGCACCACCGCGTTGCCGCTGACGATCGCCGCGCCGGTCATGCCGGCCAGGATGGCGCACGGGAAGTTCCACGGCGGGATCACGGCGATCACACCCAGCGGAATGTACTCCAGTTCGTTGGCCTCGCCGGGGACGTGGGTGATCGGCTGGGGACCACCGTAGCGCAGCGCCTCGCGCGCGTAGAACTCGCAGAAATCAATGGCCTCGGCGGTGTCGCCGTCGGCCTCGGGCCAGCTCTTGCCCACCTCCAGGATCATCCACGCGTTCAGTTCGAAGCGGTGGCGCCGCATCAGGCCCGCCACCCGGAACAGCACCGAGGCGCGCTCCTTCCATGGCATGAACCGCCACGACTCGAACGCCCTGGCCGCCTCGCCCACCGCCTCACGCGCCTGCTCGACCGTGGCCTGGGTGAACTTGCCGATGACCTGCTTCGGGTTCGACGGGTTGAGCGAGTCAAACGTGGGACCCCCGGTG
Coding sequences:
- the pruA gene encoding L-glutamate gamma-semialdehyde dehydrogenase: MRPEFQNEPFTDFSRPEAVAAQETALKLVESKLGRTYPLVLGGRRITGGPTFDSLNPSNPKQVIGKFTQATVEQAREAVGEAARAFESWRFMPWKERASVLFRVAGLMRRHRFELNAWMILEVGKSWPEADGDTAEAIDFCEFYAREALRYGGPQPITHVPGEANELEYIPLGVIAVIPPWNFPCAILAGMTGAAIVSGNAVVLKPSSDAPGIAWRTFELFEEAGVPAGVLNFLTGGGATVGNTIVEDVRTRAISFTGSREVGLHINELAAKAPGGQKWIKRVVAEMGGKDFILVDREADLEAAATGVCSAAFGFQGQKCSACSRAIVHQDVYDEFLKLLVPRVQALKQGDVRDRSFNLGPVVNAKAEKSILAYIEAGKKDGRLLYGGAKAAGEGYFIQPTVIADIPAGSKIEQEEIFGPVLAVIKARDFDHGVEIANGTDYGLTGSVYSRNRATLAKGRQLCHVGNLYLNRRCTGALVGVHPFGGFNMSGTDSKAGGRDYLLLFLQAKSISESV